The window TGCTCGACCGCGTCCAGGGGGAGGTGCCGCGCTTGGAGGTCATCTTCGCTGACCAGGGCTACCGCTACACGCCTGCGGGGCTGATCTGGCGTGTGTTCGGGTGGTTGTGGCGCATCGTGGAGCGCGAGCCGGGTCAGCGTGGATTTGTGGTCTTGCAGAAGCGGTGGGTGGTCGAGCGGACGTTCGCGTGGCTCGGCAACTACCGCCGCTTGTCGAGGGACTACGAGGTGTTACCAGCCGTAAGTGAGGCTATGATTCAGCTGAGCGCCGTCCGGCTTATGGTTCGGCGTCTCGCGTAGCTTCACCAAACAGCTTCTGAGAACACCAGTGCTGCAACAACTCGATCAGGCATCTCTGGACTCTTGCAGGTTCACCTCGTCCACGACGCCGACAATCGTAGCGTCGGTGGCGGTGAGGTCATTCGGGGGGCGGAACGGAATGGCGGCCTCGGCGCTCGTGACGTAGATCACGCGGTCGCCCGGCCCGGCGTCCACGGTGTCGAGCGCGGCGATGGCGCTGCCCTTCGGGGTGCCGTCGAAGCGGAGCGGCTGGACGAGCAGCATCCGCTTGCCCTCCAGCGACGGGTCCTTCCGCGTCGCCCACACGCTCCCGATGACGTGACCGAGTTTCATTCGCTGATTCGCTGAATGAGTGATTGGCTGATTGTGGTTCAGCCGCTGAGCGCGGCGACCGCCTCTTCGTCTACGTCGAGTCGGTCGACGATCGCCATGATGACGGCGTCGACGGGCTTGCCCTGGGTCAGCTCGGTCTGCCGCCCGCTGGAGCCCTGGGCGACGAGCACGACCTCGCCGACGCCCGCCCCGACGGAGTCCACGGCGACGACAAAGTTCGCCTTCTCCTCCAGGTCCAGCCCGACTTCGCGGACGATCTGAAACGTCATGCCGACGGTCTGCTCGTCCTTGCGCGTGGCCCAGACGGTGCCGATGACTTTGCCGAGCAGCATGTGTCGAGTGAAGAGTTACGAGTGTCGAATGGCGAGTGGGCAGGTTAGCGCTCGCCTGCAGGAACGAGGGCGAGGGTGCAGCGGCTGACGCAGACGAGCTTGCCGGCCTCGTCGGCGATGCGGACCTGCCAGACCTGCGTGGTGCGGCCCGCGTGGAGGCGCTCGCCGACGGCGCGGAGCGTGCCGGTCTGCACCGGCCGGATGTGGTTCGCGTTGATCTCCAGGCCGAAGGCTACCTTCTCCGGCAGGACGCTCGCCGTGCCGCCGACGCTCGCGACGGTCTCGGCCAGGACCACGCTCGCACCGCCGTGGAGATAGCCGAGCGGCTGGTGGTGGTCCGGCGTCACGGGCATCGTCGCCACCACACGTTCGGCCTCGATCTGCTCGAAGGCGATGCCGAGCACGTCGGCGAGGCCGGCGGTGCCGGAGAACGATTCGGGAACTGGCATGGGCGGGGCGGTGGCGGACGCCGGAAGGTACGCCTGTGCGGTGAGACGGTGGACGGTGAGACGGTTAGCGCGAAGCGCGAGGGTCTCAGTAGTTTTCCCGGCTTTTCTTTCCACTCCTCTCACTCCTCTCACTCCTCTCACTCCTCTCACTCCTCTCACTCCTCTCACTCCTCTCACTCCTCTCACTCCTCCCACTCCTCCCAACCTCAGACCGGCGCGCCCAGCCTCTCGGCGTTCCCTACGGGCGGTCTAGCGGCCGTGTCCAGGTGCGGCAGCCGGACGGTGAACGTGGAGCCGGTGCCCTTCGCGCTCTGGACCTCGATCGTCCCGCCCATCAGGTCCACGAGACGCTTCGTGATGGCGAGGCCGAGGCCGGTGCCCTCGTGCGAGCGCTCCATGCCGGTCGACTCCTGCTTGAAGCTGTCGAATAGCTGCGGCAGGAACGCTTCGCTGATGCCGATGCCGGTGTCGCTGACGCGGAGCACGGCGGCGTCCGGCTCGTCGTCGACCTCGGCGACGACCTCGCCTTGCTTCGTGAACTTGATGGCGTTGCCGATCAGGTTGACGCAGATGCGGTGGAGGCAGTCGGGGTCGGCCGAGGCCCAGACGCCGGGCGTCGCCTCGAAGAGCGCGAGGCGGAGGCCTTTGCCAAGCGCGAGGGGCCGGAGCACGCTGATCGCGTCGGCCACCTCGTCGGCCACCTCGACCGGCTCGGGCTGCGGGTGCAGCGCCCCGGCCTCGATCCGCGCCATGTCCAGCACCGAGTTGATCGTGCCGAGCAGGCGGATGCCGGCCCGGCCCATCGTCTCGACCATCTCCCGGTGCTCGCCTTCGAGTTCGCCGGTGAGCACCTGCGCCGAGCCGATGATCCCCGTCAGCGGCGTGCGGATCTCGTGGCTCATGTTGGCGAGGAAGTTGGACTTCAGCCGGCTCACCTCCTCGGCCTGCTCCTTCGCGCGGATCAGCTCCGCCTCGAAGAGCTTCTGCTGCGTCATGTCTTTGGCCAGGCACACGATGCCCTGCACCTCGCCCTCGTCCCCGGTCATCGCGGCGGCCGAGAACGCGACGGGCAACTCGGCCCCTTCGCGCTGCTGGAGTACGGTCTCGCGGTTGCCCGAGTGGCCGCGCCGCAGCACGTCGCCGAGCAGGGTGTCCGTCTCCACAACCCCGCCGGCAAAGACGAACCCGAGGGGACGCCCGATGAGCATCTCCTTCTCGTAGCCCAGCGTGTCCACGACGGCGTCGTTCACCATCTGGATGAATCCGTCCTCGGAGACCACGAAGAGCGGGTCTGCCATCGAGTGGAGGATGGTGTCGAGGTAATGCTTCGAGACCGTCGTCTGGCTGAGCGCCTCGGCCATCGTGTTGAAGGCCCCGGTGAGCGCGCCGACCTCGTCGTCCGAGCGCACGTCGAGCTGGAAGTCGAGGTCGCCGCGCCCGATCCGCTCGGTGGCTTTCATGAGCGAGAGGATG of the Bacteroidota bacterium genome contains:
- a CDS encoding EutN/CcmL family microcompartment protein, with the translated sequence MKLGHVIGSVWATRKDPSLEGKRMLLVQPLRFDGTPKGSAIAALDTVDAGPGDRVIYVTSAEAAIPFRPPNDLTATDATIVGVVDEVNLQESRDA
- a CDS encoding EutN/CcmL family microcompartment protein, with amino-acid sequence MLLGKVIGTVWATRKDEQTVGMTFQIVREVGLDLEEKANFVVAVDSVGAGVGEVVLVAQGSSGRQTELTQGKPVDAVIMAIVDRLDVDEEAVAALSG
- a CDS encoding hotdog fold thioesterase, with the translated sequence MPVPESFSGTAGLADVLGIAFEQIEAERVVATMPVTPDHHQPLGYLHGGASVVLAETVASVGGTASVLPEKVAFGLEINANHIRPVQTGTLRAVGERLHAGRTTQVWQVRIADEAGKLVCVSRCTLALVPAGER
- a CDS encoding ATP-binding protein, with protein sequence MKLYQKLLLGFALVALLVGCVGYVAQVMNSRVEYGVLQLSEGAASETNHAIEMTLALRESQALAGELVARRSEVSAKALRTALLRFEQQLAQGRSVVSATRARAEAWGRGEDLDEASDRLAWIDELGLGFSTYQQHAERLIDLTTQRPSQARAFLAETVTPHVQKAMLPPLTQYRNRVDLAFKTETEAVRAHLARADRMLFVAVLLTIGMTLVLGILIANSISAPILSLMKATERIGRGDLDFQLDVRSDDEVGALTGAFNTMAEALSQTTVSKHYLDTILHSMADPLFVVSEDGFIQMVNDAVVDTLGYEKEMLIGRPLGFVFAGGVVETDTLLGDVLRRGHSGNRETVLQQREGAELPVAFSAAAMTGDEGEVQGIVCLAKDMTQQKLFEAELIRAKEQAEEVSRLKSNFLANMSHEIRTPLTGIIGSAQVLTGELEGEHREMVETMGRAGIRLLGTINSVLDMARIEAGALHPQPEPVEVADEVADAISVLRPLALGKGLRLALFEATPGVWASADPDCLHRICVNLIGNAIKFTKQGEVVAEVDDEPDAAVLRVSDTGIGISEAFLPQLFDSFKQESTGMERSHEGTGLGLAITKRLVDLMGGTIEVQSAKGTGSTFTVRLPHLDTAARPPVGNAERLGAPV